A single window of Aspergillus flavus chromosome 4, complete sequence DNA harbors:
- a CDS encoding putative FMN binding oxidoreductase: MTSVINEPIKLPCGLVLQNRLVKAAMAEAMADKTRVPDQKFTRAYGEWGKGRWGALLTGNIQVDPRNLGNYYDLATRESAPREDQLNAWKQYAASCQEQGTPAIAQICHPGRQSPRGAGERGIFGTPIAPSPVPLKIGEGCAATIIRNIAFGVPKEMTVSDIKQVVQQFVNSARFLAECGFAGVELHAAHGYLFNIRHDKYGGSPEARARIVLEIIKETRAVVPENFCIGLKLNSADHSASDFEDTMKQIGLFAESGIDFLEVSGGTYEDPTMMGRGLKEEIASETVQRTAAREAFFFDFAKETRRRFPGLILMLTGGFRSRQGIQAALKGGACDIVGIGRPAVVCPNFPELIMDDKYTDDEAKVILGKVPTPLWARIFQIRVLGGGAETQFYAGQIKRMATGYATHAP, from the exons ATGACGTCGGTTATCAATGAACCAATCAAGCTACCATGTGGGTTGGTACTGCAGAATCGACTAGTAAAG GCCGCTATGGCTGAGGCTATGGCAGATAAGACCCGCGTGCCTGACCAGAAGTTCACACGGGCTTACGGCGAATGGGGTAAAGGCAGATGGGGTGCCCTCCTGACCG GAAATATTCAGGTTGATCCACGTAATCTTGGAAATTATTATGACCTTGCAACTCGTGAATCCGCACCGAGAGAGGATCAATTAAATGCATGGAAGCAATACGCCGCCTCCTGCCAGGAGCAGGGTACGCCAGCTATCGCTCAGATTTGCCATCCTGGTCGCCAGTCCCCGAGAGGGGCAGGGGAAAGAGGCATCTTTGGGACGCCAATCGCACCTAGCCCAGTTCCGCTGAAGATTGGGGAAGGCTGTGCGGCCACCATCATCAGAAACATTGCTTTTGGTGTTCCTAAAGAAATGACCGTTTCGGATATTAAACAGGTAGTGCAGCAATTTGTGAATTCTGCCCGGTTCTTAGCGGAATGCGGTTTTGCTGGGGTTGAGCTCCATGCTGCTCATGGTTATCTTTT TAATATACGTCATGATAAGTACGGCGGTAGTCCTGAAGCGCGCGCTCGTATCGTTCTTGAAATCATCAAAGAAACCCGCGCCGTGGTGCCAGAGAATTTCTGCATCGGACTCAAGCTCAACTCTGCGGACCATAGCGCGTCGGACTTTGAGGACACTATGAAACAGATTGGTCTCTTTGCGGAGTCTGGAATAGACTTCCTTGAGGTATCAGGTGGGACATATGAGGACCCAACA ATGATGGGCCGTGGGCTGAAAGAAGAGATTGCATCCGAGACTGTCCAGCGTACAGCAGCAAgagaagccttcttctttgactttgctAAGGAAACGAGGAGACGCTTCCCAGGTCTCATCCTCATGCTCACTGGAGGCTTCCGTAGTCGGCAAGGTATTCAGGCCGCCTTAAAAGGCGGAGCGTGTGATATCGTCGGCATCGGGCGCCCAGCAGTTGTTTGCCCAAACTTCCCCGAACTGATCATGGATGATAAATATACAGATGATGAGGCAAAGGTCATTCTGGGAAAGGTACCAACCCCTCTATGGGCGAGAATCTTTCAGATCCGTGTCTTGGGTGGAGGTGCGGAAACG CAATTTTACGCTGGACAGATTAAACGTATGGCTACCGGGTATGCTACCCATGCGCCGTGA